The Polaromonas sp. SP1 DNA window CCTCGGTCGGCCTGCTGGATAAGGCCGGCATTTCAGCCGCGGCCGATGCGGGCGCGAAAGGCAAAAAAGGCGGCCCTGCCGACCCCGGCCTGATCGTGCAAGCCGGCGGCGATACGGCGGGAGCGGTCAAACGCTTTATCCAGGCGATGGCACGGCACCGCCACTTTGAGCGCGAGACGGATCCGCCCCTGGTCTAGGTTCTGCCAACTGCTAATGCGTAGCCGCTGCCGGGTTGCCGGCGCCGGCCGCCGCAGTGGCGGGGCGCAACAGCACCGCACCCAGCACCGCAGCGGCGGCGGCAAAGATGGCGCCCACCACAAACGCCATCTGGTAGCCGCCGTTGAGTGCCGCCACGGCATCGGCCCCACCAACCGCCAGCGATGCGGTGCGCGCCGCCGCCAGGCTGGCCAGCACGGCCAGGCCCAGGGCGCCGCCCATCATGAAAGAGGTGTTGACCACGCCCGACGCAATGCCCGACTCGCTCGGGTCGACATCGCTCATGGCGGCCAGCAGCATGGGGTTAAAGGCGATGCCCGCGCCCAGGCCCAGCAGCAGCATGCCGGGCAGCACATCGACGGCAAAGCTGCCGCCCACCGGCGCGCGCGCAAAGAGCGCCAGGCCGACAGCGGCCATCAGCAGCCCGGCCGCCAGCGGCGCGCGTATGCCAAAGCGCATCACGATCTTGGCCGACAGGCCCAGCGAGAACGCGGCCATGATCAGGTTGGCCGGCAAAAAGCCCAGGCCGACCTGCATGGCGCTGTAGCCCAGCACCAATTGCATGTACAGCGCCGAGATGAAAAACCAGGCAAACATGGCGGCCGCCCACATGACGCCCACCACATTGGCGGTGGCCACATTGCGCAGGCGGAACATGGCCAGCGGCACCAGCGGCGTCTTCACTTTGGACTCGATGACCAGGAACAGCGCCATCAGCACCACGGCCGCGCCGAT harbors:
- a CDS encoding DHA2 family efflux MFS transporter permease subunit; amino-acid sequence: MKKDMDSRKRWWALIVLCLGVLMIVLDTTIVNVALPSIRTDLAFTETSLVWVVNAYMLTFGGFLLLGGRLGDLYGHRRLFLAGLTLFTVASLACGLANSQALLVVARAVQGLGGAVVSAISLSLIMNLFTEPAERAKAMGVYGFVCAGGGSIGVLLGGLLTDALSWHWIFLVNLPIGAAVFALCLMLLPGGKGHAGGAKLDVWGAVTVTTSLMLAVYGIVNGNEVGWLSGQTLGLIGAAVVLMALFLVIESKVKTPLVPLAMFRLRNVATANVVGVMWAAAMFAWFFISALYMQLVLGYSAMQVGLGFLPANLIMAAFSLGLSAKIVMRFGIRAPLAAGLLMAAVGLALFARAPVGGSFAVDVLPGMLLLGLGAGIAFNPMLLAAMSDVDPSESGIASGVVNTSFMMGGALGLAVLASLAAARTASLAVGGADAVAALNGGYQMAFVVGAIFAAAAAVLGAVLLRPATAAAGAGNPAAATH